The DNA segment CGTCTGCTGCTGATACTACCAGTATCGCTCCGTCCATCTGCGCTGCTCCTGTTATCATGTTCTTTACGTAGTCTGCGTGTCCTGGACAGTCAACATGGGCATAGTGCCTTTTCTCTGTCTCATATTCTACGTGCATTGTGTTTATTGTGATTCCTCTTGCTTTTTCTTCTGGTGCTTTGTCTATTTCATCGTATGCTGTCGCTTGTGCCATTCCTTGTTTTGATAATACTATCGTTATTGCTGATGTTAATGTCGTTTTGCCATGGTCTACGTGTCCTATTGTCCCTATGTTTGCATGGGGTTTCTTTCTTTCGAATTTTTGCTTTGCCATTTCTTTTCCTCCTACTTTAATAAACTCATCCACGCGTTTCTATGTTTTAAAAACTTTAGTACAAAAAAATAAAATTGGAGCCCATGACCGGGATTGAACCGGTGACCTCCGCCTTACCAAGGCGACGCTCTGCCGACTGAGCTACGTGGGCAATCATATTTTGCATCAATTTTAAATTCTACTATAAAAGCTTTAAAATGTCAATACTTAACTATTTCTCATCTCCAGATATCTTTCAAGCTTTCTTTTTACTCTTTGGAGGGCATTATCTATCGATTTTACATGTCTTCTAAGCTCAACAGCAATCTCCTGATACGATTTCCCATCAAGGTAGGATATAAGCACTTCCCACTCAAGGTCACTTAACATCTCTCCAATCTTGTTTTCGATGTTAACGTATTCCTCTCGGTTTATTATTAACTCCTCAGGGTCAGATACGCATTCACTGGACACAACGTCCATCAAAGTCCTATCCGACTCTTCCTCAAAAATCGGTTTATTTAGAGAAACATAAGAATTAAGAGGAATATGTTTTTGCCTTGTAGCAGTTTTGATAGCAGTTATCATTTGCCTCGTTATGCATAGCTCAGCAAAAGCTTTAAACGATGACAGCTTATCGCTTTTAAAATCGCGAATAGCCTTGTATAACCCGATCATGCCTTCCTGCACTATATCTTCCTTATCCGCGCCGACCAAAAAGTAGGAACGAGCCTTTGCCTTGACAAAAGAATAGTACTTATCGATGATGAATTCCAGTGCTGCTTCGTTGCCTCTCTGAGCCTCTTCTACAACATCACCTTCATCCATCGATGAAAAAATATTGTATAGATCTATTTGTGCCCCCGATTTCACAAAAATCGCCTCCGCTTATAGGCCAAGTTCACATAAATAATTATACTTTTAATAGAGATTGTAGTCAAGATTGTAATAAAGAATATTTTTATTACTCAGCCATTTTCTTAAGCCTTTCTATAATTTCTTCTGAAAGTCTTGATTCAATGCTGTCTTTTTTGTCATCTTTAGTATAAAATTTCTTCTTATCTTCTAAATAATTATTCAATTCTTCGTATAATTCCCTCGATGACATCCTTATCGCCCCTTGACCTAATACGACTTGCTGCAATATCCAATCAGAAGTCACCACAACTACTTTGTCTTTTTTGACTATTTCTTTTATCAATCCTTCAATATAGCTGTCTGCAGACTCACCTTCCTTTGTATACACGACTTCGACTCCATTGTGATATTCCTTGTTTTGTTGTTTCCCTTTGGCGTACATCGCATCAAAGACAAGTATTATATTAAATCCTGTATACCCTCTGAAATTTTGAAGTATGTCTATCAACTTTTGTCTGGCGTCCTCAAGGTTGTTTCTCGCCTCAAGCTTTAAATCCTCCCAATTGTTTATCACGTTATACCCATCAATCACCATATACATCAAATCACGCCTTACCCAACCTCTGTCGTACAACCTCGTACATAAAAATAGATGCCGCTACCGATGCATTAAGCGAATTCATATTGCCCATCATTGGTATCTTTACAAGATAATCACAGTTCTTTTTAACAAGCTCAGATATCCCTTCACCTTCACTGCCAATGACTATGGCTATAGGCTGGTCATAATCCACATTGCTAAAATCCTCTTTTGCATCTACGCTGCTGCCTACAATCCATACGCCTTGTTTCTTTAGGTTATTTATCGCAGTGTTTATGTTTGAAACCTTTGCAATTTTCATGTACTCAGTTGCACCTGCTGATGTCTTTACAACTGTACTGTTTACGACAGCAGATCTCCTCTTTGGTATTACGATACCGTGAGCTGAAAAGGCTTCTGCAGTCCTTATTATGGCTCCAAAGTTGTGCGTGTCTGTTATTCCATCCAATAACAGAATAAAAGGCTTTTCGCCTTTCTCGCTGGCATACTCAAGTATATCTTCAACATCACAATACTTGTAGAGGGAGCACAATGCGACTATTCCCTGATGGTTGCCGTTTCCGGACATCTTGTCTAATGTCACATTATCTGCAGTTGATACGATTATATTTTTATCTCTTGCAGATTTTATAATTTTAGAAATATTTCCTTTGGCATTTTTTGAAACATATATTTTTTCAATCTCTCGTCCACTGTTAATCGCTTCTAATACAGGATTCCTCCCGTATATTATATTTTCATTTTCTCTCATAATTAACCCTCATTTATATTATAGTTTAATGCGTAGTTTAGTATTTCATCAAGCCTATCATATCTTCCTAAAAGATACAAGTAGCCAAGTAAAGCCTCAAAGGCAGTAGCCAGCCGGTATTCTTCGATACCGGCATGCTTTGGAATAGTAGCACTTTTTACATTCCTGCCCCTTCTTATTATATCCTTTTCTTCTTCATCAAACATATCATAGAGATTTTTCAAAATCTCAGACTGCGATGATGCTTTTACGTACTTGACGCATTCCCTGTGAATCTTGTTTATGGGCCTATTTCCTTTTGCGGAAATGTTAGTCCTTATAAACAAATCATAGACGCTATCGCCAATAAAAGCCATAATAAGCGGCGATAAATTCATGACATCTTTTCTTGTAAAAACTTTGCCATCTTTCGAAAAAAGATTCATCAAACTCTCTTCCACCTTACTCCGTTAGGTGTATCTTCCAATACTATCCCTTGTTTTTTTAATTCATCTCTTATTCTGTCAGCCTCTGCCCAATTCTTTGCCTTTCTGGCCTCTTGCCGCTTTTCTATCAATTCTTTAATCTCATCATCCAATAGATCTTTTTTCTTATAAGTTATGCCAAGGACAGAAGACAAACTCAAGAAAACATCCAATATATATTTTATCAATTCTTTTGGAGAATTTCCATCTATATTTGAATTAATATCTCTTACCATTTCAAAGATGACCGATATAGCATCAGCAGTGTTAAAATCGTCATCCATCGCTTCTTCAAACTTTCTTTTGTACTCTTCATATTTCTCTTTGTACGCCTTTTCTTCATCTCTTAATTGCCTGTCTTCCGCCACATCCAAAAGGTGCCGCAAGTTGTAAACAGTGTTGCTTAATCTTAAAAATCCTCCTTTTGCCTGCTCTATAAGGTCTTGACTATAATTGATTGGATTTCTGTAATGAGACATCAACATGAAAAACCTCAAAACTTCAGGATCATATTGGCTAATCACGTCTCTTACAGTGAAAAAATTGTTTTTTGATTTGGACATTTTTTCATTATTGATGTTTAAGTATCCTATGTGCATCCAATACTTTGCAAACTCTGCGTCATTTGCGGCTTCACTCTGAGCAATCTCATTCTCATGGTGCGGAAATATGAGATCAGGCCCACCTGCATGTATATCAAGGGTTTTTCCTAAATACTTTGTGGACATAGTCGAGCACTCAATATGCCAACCAGGTCTGCCTTTACCCCATGGGCTATCCCAATACGGTTCTCCTTCCTTTGCAGCCTTCCAAAGGACGAAGTCTGTTGGATTTTTTTTGTCTTCATTTACTTCTATTCTGGCTCCAGCTTTTAATTCATCTATATTTTTATGTGAAAGTTTCCCATAATCCTTGAACTTCGTCGTATCGTAGTACACATTTCCATCTTTTTCATAAGCAAACCCTTTATCAATAAGCTTTTTCACAAACTCGATTATTTCTTCGATGTTTTCTGTAGCCCTTGGATGGAATGTGGCTCTTTTTATTCCCAAGCTGTCAGCATCCTTGAAATACTCATCAATGTATCTGTCAGCTAATTCTTTTACAGTTGTGTTTTCTTCATGGGATCTTTTTATGAGTTTATCGTCTATATCTGTAAAGTTCTGAACATAGTTTACTTTATACCCTTTATATTCCAAATACCTTCTGACAGTATCAAAGACGATAAACGCTCTTGCATTTCCTATATGGATAAAATTGTACACAGTAGGACCACACACATACATATTCACAACATTGTCGTTTAGTGGCTTAAATTCCTCTTTTCTTCTGGTAAGTGTATTATAAATCTTCATCTCTATCATCCTCCACATTGTTTATATATGTTTCTAACCTTTTGATTCTGGCCTTTAGCCTTCTTAATTCATCTTCAATCGGATCTGGCAACTTTCCATGTTCTAAGTCAACATTTGCTTTAGATGCCGGACTTACTCTCACGTTGTCTTTTTTTACACAGTGTCCAGGGACACCGACGACAGTGCAATTGGGTGGAACGTCATGCAGCACTACAGCACCTGCACCTATCTTCGTATTGTCGCCTATCTTTATTGGTCCTAAGACTTTTGCACCGCTTCCAACAACTACGTTATTGCCTATAGTAGGGTGTCTCTTGCCCTTATCTTTCCCAGTGCCACCTAATGTAACTCCTTGGTATAGCGTCACGTTATCTCCTATCTCTGTCGTCTCCCCTATCACTACGCCCATTCCATGATCTATAAAAAATCCTTTGCCTATTTTAGCGCCTGGGTGTATTTCTATTCCTGTTAAAAACCTGCTGAATTGTGAAATAAGCCTTGATAGCAGCAACAGCTTTTTATTGTATAAGTAGTGTGCGATTCTATGGAATATTATAGCATGGAATCCCGGATAGCATAAAATTACTTCTAATACGCTTTTTGCAGCAGGATCCCTTTCAAACACTACCTTAATGTCCTCCTTTAATGTTTTAAACACAATAACCAATCCCCTTTTTTTAATAATTGATAAAAAAATCCCCCATCATCCAGAGACGAGGGGGGCTCGCGGTTCCACTCTGATTGAGTAAACTCCACTTGTATTTATAACGGATACCCGTGCGACAATGCGCATTGCTCATGGGTGCACTTCACACAATATATCCAGAAGCTGCTTTCAGCCCACGACAGCTCCTCTCTTTTGGAATCTATTATGTTACTCTCCCAATCATCACATTTGCGATATTGATTTTAAGGCTTTGTCTATCCTCTGCAAGACCTTCTGTCTGCCTAAAAGAGGAATTATCATCACAAGTTCAGGCCCATGGTCTTGCCCTGTTAAGGCGATTCTTATAGGCATGAAAAAGGCTTTTCCCTTAACCCCTATCTTCTTTTGCAACATCTTTAGCAGTTCTTTTATGCTCTCTTCTGTCAATTCATCCATATTTTCAATTTCTTCTTTAAAACCCATAAGCACATTCTTAGCATCACTTGACAGCAGAATTTCCCTTGTTTCGCCGTTGTATTCCAAATCATCGTCAAAGAACATTCTCGCTTTGTCTTTCAGTTCAGCCACATAGTGCAAACCATCTTTAAAAAGTGACACCACTTTTTTTAGCCAATCGTACGTAGCCTCATCCACATTTTCGCCAATATAACCTGCCTCTTTAAGATGTGGCAAGCTTAAATCTACAATCCTTTCGATAGGACTCATCTGAATGTAGTGTTGATTCATCCAATTCAACTTTTCTATGTCAAAGACAGGATTAGCACTGTGGATTTTATTGAAATTAAATTTTTTAATTATTTCATCTTTAGACATCAATTCTACATTGTCATCTGGCGACCAGCTTAAAAGGGATAAAAAGTTAAACATCGCTTCGGGCAAATATCCCATTTCCCTGTATTGTCCAATGTAAGTATTCCCATGTCTTTTTGAAAGCTTAGTCCTGTCTGATCCCAAGATAAGAGGCGCATGAGCAAATACAGGTGGCTTAAAGCCAAGCGCTTCATAAATGAGAAGCTGCTTAGGAGTGTTGTAAATATGATCTTCACCTCTTATGACATGTGTTATCTTCATAAGGGTATCATCTACAACGACTGCAAAGTTGTAAGTCGGCATGCCGTCAGATTTTACTATTATCATGTCACCGCCCAGCGTGTCTGACTTAATTTCGATCTTTCCCTTTATCATATCGTCAAATGATATTGTGACATCATCGGGAATTATAAATCTAATGGAAGGCTTCCTGCCTTGCCTCAGATATTCTTCTTCCTGCTCTTTAGTCAAATGGCGGCATCTTCCAGAATACCTCGGTATATCTCCTCTTTTAACAGACTCCTCTCTGTCTTTATCCAGCTCTTCAGGAGTACAATAACATCTGTAAGCTTTACCTTCTTCTATAAGCTTTTCTGCATATTCATTATATATGTGAAGCCTTTCACTTTGCCTGTATGGTCCATATTCACCAGGTTTATCAGGCCCTTCATCCCATTCTATACCAAGCCAGTTTAACTCTTTGAATATCAATTTTTCAAAGTCCTTAGAAGACCTTGTCAGATCCGTATCTTCTATCCTCAATATGAGTTTAGCGCCCTCACTTCTTGAAAATAGATAATTAAACAATGCAGTTCGAATATTGCCTATGTGAATAGCACCGGTAGGGCTTGGTGCAAACCTAACTCTTTTTTCCATATAGCCATCTCCATCTTTTGTATTATCATATACATTATACAAATTTTATTTCACACTTACAATATGTTTTCATAAAAACGCCATCTTTAATTAGTGCTTGAATCAATAAAGGGATAGTTTCCTATCCCTCTATATCATTTGACCGTCATGTGATTTACTTTGACAGATGGAATGCTTGTAAGCTCTTTTGAAAATTCGTTTATATACTTCTCATCCCCTCTGACATTTAACGTTATAAGCCCATTATCATCGCTGTCATCGTGTATGCCAAATCTGGCCAATATGTTTTGTCCGTGTTTCGTCAATACTTCTTGAACCTTTGGTGCAAAATCCGATCTTTTATCGACAGAAATGCCCATTATGTAAATAGACATTAAACCACTCCTTTCCTACTTTATTTTTTGGTCATTCTTAAAATATTATGCAAAAAAGGAGCATTTAGCTCCCTACATATTTTCACTAATCAATTCTTTGACTTTGCTTAAAACTTCATCGTATTTTAATTCTATTGGCTTTTCTTCTTTCCTTAATTTTAGTTCAACAATCTTATCTTCCGCTTTCTTTCCTACGGTTATTCTAATAGGTATGCCTAACAAATCAGCGTCATTAAATTTTACACCAGCCCTTAAATCTCTGTCGTCAATCAAAACCTCAATTCCTGCTTTAGATAATTCATCGTACAATTTCTCAGCAAGATCTCTTTGTGCATCATTTGACACATTTACAGGCACGATTATGACGTGGTATGGCGCTATAGACATTGGCCAAATGATGCCTTTGTCATCGTGATTTTGTTCGATTGCTGCAGCCGCAATTCTATTTAACCCTATGCCGTAACAGCCCATTATTATCGGCTTCTCATTGCCGTTTTCATCTATATAATTAGCACCTAATGCATCAGAATATTTTGTACCCAATTTAAAAATGTGCCCTACCTCGATTCCTCTGTCCAGTTTTAAAGGACTTCCACATTTTGGGCATTTATCTCCGTCTACGACTTTCCTCACATCTGATACTACGTCCGCTTTGAAATCCCTTCCGTAATTTGCATTTTTCAAATGGTAGTCTGTCTCATTAGCGCCGACGATGACATTTCTCATTGCAGGTATTTCTGCATCCGCTATAAGCATTACATCCCCTTTAAGTCCAATAGGACCAGCAAATCCCACATCGGCAGATGTGACTTTCTTTACAGTTTCTTCATCAGCCAATTCAACATCATTTTCACTTACGTTTAAAAGATTTGCCAATTTTACAGGATTTACCTCTCTATCACCTCTAATAAGAACTGCAGCTACCTTATCCTTATACTTGTAGATCAACGTTTTGACGAATTTTTCTGCATCAGCATTTAAATACGACACAAGTTCATCAATCGTCTTGACATTAGGCGTATAGATCTTTTCTAATGGCCTCATGTCTTCGTCAATTGTGTTTTGTACAGTGCATTCCGCCTTTTCTTCATTGGCAGCATAACCACAGTTGTCGCAATAGGCAATTACTGCTTCTCCAACATTGGATGT comes from the Thermoanaerobacterium aotearoense genome and includes:
- the gltX gene encoding glutamate--tRNA ligase; this translates as MEKRVRFAPSPTGAIHIGNIRTALFNYLFSRSEGAKLILRIEDTDLTRSSKDFEKLIFKELNWLGIEWDEGPDKPGEYGPYRQSERLHIYNEYAEKLIEEGKAYRCYCTPEELDKDREESVKRGDIPRYSGRCRHLTKEQEEEYLRQGRKPSIRFIIPDDVTISFDDMIKGKIEIKSDTLGGDMIIVKSDGMPTYNFAVVVDDTLMKITHVIRGEDHIYNTPKQLLIYEALGFKPPVFAHAPLILGSDRTKLSKRHGNTYIGQYREMGYLPEAMFNFLSLLSWSPDDNVELMSKDEIIKKFNFNKIHSANPVFDIEKLNWMNQHYIQMSPIERIVDLSLPHLKEAGYIGENVDEATYDWLKKVVSLFKDGLHYVAELKDKARMFFDDDLEYNGETREILLSSDAKNVLMGFKEEIENMDELTEESIKELLKMLQKKIGVKGKAFFMPIRIALTGQDHGPELVMIIPLLGRQKVLQRIDKALKSISQM
- the cysS gene encoding cysteine--tRNA ligase gives rise to the protein MKIYNTLTRRKEEFKPLNDNVVNMYVCGPTVYNFIHIGNARAFIVFDTVRRYLEYKGYKVNYVQNFTDIDDKLIKRSHEENTTVKELADRYIDEYFKDADSLGIKRATFHPRATENIEEIIEFVKKLIDKGFAYEKDGNVYYDTTKFKDYGKLSHKNIDELKAGARIEVNEDKKNPTDFVLWKAAKEGEPYWDSPWGKGRPGWHIECSTMSTKYLGKTLDIHAGGPDLIFPHHENEIAQSEAANDAEFAKYWMHIGYLNINNEKMSKSKNNFFTVRDVISQYDPEVLRFFMLMSHYRNPINYSQDLIEQAKGGFLRLSNTVYNLRHLLDVAEDRQLRDEEKAYKEKYEEYKRKFEEAMDDDFNTADAISVIFEMVRDINSNIDGNSPKELIKYILDVFLSLSSVLGITYKKKDLLDDEIKELIEKRQEARKAKNWAEADRIRDELKKQGIVLEDTPNGVRWKRV
- a CDS encoding Mini-ribonuclease 3 produces the protein MNLFSKDGKVFTRKDVMNLSPLIMAFIGDSVYDLFIRTNISAKGNRPINKIHRECVKYVKASSQSEILKNLYDMFDEEEKDIIRRGRNVKSATIPKHAGIEEYRLATAFEALLGYLYLLGRYDRLDEILNYALNYNINEG
- the sigH gene encoding RNA polymerase sporulation sigma factor SigH; amino-acid sequence: MKSGAQIDLYNIFSSMDEGDVVEEAQRGNEAALEFIIDKYYSFVKAKARSYFLVGADKEDIVQEGMIGLYKAIRDFKSDKLSSFKAFAELCITRQMITAIKTATRQKHIPLNSYVSLNKPIFEEESDRTLMDVVSSECVSDPEELIINREEYVNIENKIGEMLSDLEWEVLISYLDGKSYQEIAVELRRHVKSIDNALQRVKRKLERYLEMRNS
- the rlmB gene encoding 23S rRNA (guanosine(2251)-2'-O)-methyltransferase RlmB; translation: MRENENIIYGRNPVLEAINSGREIEKIYVSKNAKGNISKIIKSARDKNIIVSTADNVTLDKMSGNGNHQGIVALCSLYKYCDVEDILEYASEKGEKPFILLLDGITDTHNFGAIIRTAEAFSAHGIVIPKRRSAVVNSTVVKTSAGATEYMKIAKVSNINTAINNLKKQGVWIVGSSVDAKEDFSNVDYDQPIAIVIGSEGEGISELVKKNCDYLVKIPMMGNMNSLNASVAASIFMYEVVRQRLGKA
- a CDS encoding proline--tRNA ligase; the protein is MRLSQLFIPTMREVPAEAEIPSHILMLKAALMRKLASGVYIYLPLGKRVLKKIEEIVREEMDRAGAQEVLMSAIIPAELLKESGRWDVFGPEMFKLKDRNDREFCLGPTHEEVFTDLIRNDVKSYRQLPLTIYQIQTKYRDERRPRFGVMRSREFIMKDAYSFDVDWDGLDVSFDKMYDAYCRIFDRCGLKYTVVEADTGAMGGKDSKEFMVTSNVGEAVIAYCDNCGYAANEEKAECTVQNTIDEDMRPLEKIYTPNVKTIDELVSYLNADAEKFVKTLIYKYKDKVAAVLIRGDREVNPVKLANLLNVSENDVELADEETVKKVTSADVGFAGPIGLKGDVMLIADAEIPAMRNVIVGANETDYHLKNANYGRDFKADVVSDVRKVVDGDKCPKCGSPLKLDRGIEVGHIFKLGTKYSDALGANYIDENGNEKPIIMGCYGIGLNRIAAAAIEQNHDDKGIIWPMSIAPYHVIIVPVNVSNDAQRDLAEKLYDELSKAGIEVLIDDRDLRAGVKFNDADLLGIPIRITVGKKAEDKIVELKLRKEEKPIELKYDEVLSKVKELISENM
- a CDS encoding NYN domain-containing protein is translated as MYMVIDGYNVINNWEDLKLEARNNLEDARQKLIDILQNFRGYTGFNIILVFDAMYAKGKQQNKEYHNGVEVVYTKEGESADSYIEGLIKEIVKKDKVVVVTSDWILQQVVLGQGAIRMSSRELYEELNNYLEDKKKFYTKDDKKDSIESRLSEEIIERLKKMAE
- the epsC gene encoding serine O-acetyltransferase EpsC, whose protein sequence is MFKTLKEDIKVVFERDPAAKSVLEVILCYPGFHAIIFHRIAHYLYNKKLLLLSRLISQFSRFLTGIEIHPGAKIGKGFFIDHGMGVVIGETTEIGDNVTLYQGVTLGGTGKDKGKRHPTIGNNVVVGSGAKVLGPIKIGDNTKIGAGAVVLHDVPPNCTVVGVPGHCVKKDNVRVSPASKANVDLEHGKLPDPIEDELRRLKARIKRLETYINNVEDDRDEDL